One Chloroflexota bacterium genomic window carries:
- a CDS encoding M24 family metallopeptidase, producing the protein MRPRTDEFDAKLGAVRQLMDGHGWDWLLLQSPGSFAWLSGGGRSYIVDGDPRGVGLMLISRQSVHLLAANIELPRLPEEELPGLEIAIESVPWTEFFADPEPAVRALTGGSRLASDLPFPCAVDAQRAVSELRSRLGPADIARYRALGADTAAAVEATAREISPGQSEFEAAALLQEKLNRTGIVAPVLLVASDDRIRRHRHPLPVNKSIERYLMLVSCALRDGLWCSITRLVHFGPIDQDLKARALACASVDAAFIAASRPGNRVSDAFAAGRAEYAAQGFAGEWREHHQGGPAGYGSREFFAGAGVDMEIGSGYSFAWNPSIAGVKSEDTVIVGGGPDEPDFEVITETGEWPAIELPGRPVRRPAILQR; encoded by the coding sequence ATGCGCCCCCGCACGGATGAGTTTGATGCAAAGCTAGGGGCCGTGCGCCAGTTGATGGACGGGCACGGCTGGGACTGGCTGCTGCTGCAGTCGCCGGGGTCGTTCGCGTGGCTCAGCGGCGGCGGACGTTCCTACATCGTCGACGGCGACCCGCGGGGGGTGGGGCTGATGCTAATCTCCCGCCAGAGCGTGCACCTGCTGGCCGCCAACATCGAATTGCCGCGGCTTCCCGAAGAGGAACTGCCGGGACTTGAGATTGCGATCGAGTCCGTCCCGTGGACGGAATTCTTCGCCGATCCGGAGCCGGCGGTGCGCGCCCTCACCGGCGGTTCGCGCCTGGCCAGCGACCTGCCGTTCCCCTGTGCGGTTGACGCCCAGCGGGCGGTTTCCGAGCTGCGCTCCCGGCTGGGGCCGGCCGACATAGCCCGGTACCGGGCCCTGGGCGCCGACACCGCTGCCGCGGTTGAGGCCACGGCCAGGGAGATCAGTCCGGGGCAGAGCGAATTCGAGGCCGCGGCGCTGCTGCAGGAAAAACTCAACCGTACCGGGATCGTGGCCCCGGTGTTGCTGGTGGCCTCCGACGACCGTATCCGCCGCCACCGCCACCCGCTTCCGGTGAACAAGTCAATCGAGCGTTACCTGATGCTCGTCTCCTGCGCGCTGCGCGACGGGCTTTGGTGCTCGATCACCAGGCTGGTCCATTTCGGCCCAATCGACCAGGACCTTAAGGCCCGGGCGCTGGCCTGCGCGAGCGTCGACGCGGCCTTCATCGCCGCCAGCAGGCCCGGCAATCGGGTGTCCGATGCGTTCGCGGCCGGCCGGGCCGAGTACGCCGCCCAGGGTTTCGCCGGCGAATGGCGCGAACACCATCAGGGCGGTCCGGCCGGGTACGGGTCGCGCGAGTTCTTCGCCGGCGCCGGGGTCGACATGGAGATCGGCAGCGGATATTCGTTCGCCTGGAATCCGTCGATCGCCGGGGTCAAAAGCGAGGACACGGTGATTGTCGGCGGCGGACCCGATGAACCCGACTTTGAAGTGATCACCGAGACCGGCGAGTGGCCGGCGATAGAACTGCCCGGCAGACCGGTGAGGCGGCCCGCCATCCTGCAGCGCTAG
- the coaBC gene encoding bifunctional phosphopantothenoylcysteine decarboxylase/phosphopantothenate--cysteine ligase CoaBC, with protein MSYRFGCPQSHRIAGSSSSSLLRLGHATAGDGAARGAGARAGAAAGRNRPPPELPCLRPTARRAGDRRRCRDGHHARFRDRRRRLRRRGYRPGSAGERSRAGRRRPIAAAGPIRPPRPNPGVGHRDLHAVGRLLGVRGLGARTVGQTQGGGRADRRGGRHWRQLRIDCRRRTRARAYRSGPDPARDRACRGGDGVKVRVLAGRRILLGVTGSISAYKAAVVASMLTRAGAGVDALLTPAAQKFVGLATFSGLTGRRAYGDIEAMTDEGAIAHVELGLAADAALVAPVTAESLAQIAAGRASNILTAALLSVRGPILLAPAMEENMLASSPVRDALASLTAAGMQVLEPAVGRHASGRDGRGRLPEPAELVDHLRRALGTEGTLRGRRVVVTAGATREAVDAVRFLSNPSTGTQGTALAEAARDRGATVTLIGAHLQTRIPAGMDFVSAGDADALASAVAEHTEGADALVMCAAVGDFRPLERFQGKLRRREKLRIDLEPTLDIVKSACRARVRIGFSLSVGDPAGDARQKIAQKSLDAIVANDLSDAQAGFGFGPNTVTIYGRDGVWDRVGPAPKAAVAERVTDLLEELLG; from the coding sequence GTGTCTTATCGCTTCGGTTGCCCCCAGTCACACCGAATCGCTGGCAGCAGCAGCAGCAGCCTTCTGCGACTCGGTCACGCTACTGCAGGGGACGGCGCTGCCCGGGGTGCGGGCGCTCGTGCGGGAGCCGCGGCGGGTAGGAATAGACCGCCTCCTGAACTGCCTTGCCTGCGCCCGACTGCACGCCGCGCCGGCGATCGTCGTCGATGTCGGGACGGCCACCACGCTCGATTTCGTGACCGGCGCAGGCGACTACGGCGGCGGGGTTATCGCCCCGGGTCCGCGGGTGAGCGTAGCCGCGCTGGCCGCCGCCGCCCAATTGCTGCCGCCGGTCCGATTCGCCCGCCCCGACCGAATCCTGGGGTTGGACACCGAGACCTGCATGCAGTCGGGCGCCTACTGGGGGTTCGTGGGCTTGGTGCGCGAACTGTTGGCCAGACTCAGGGAGGAGGTCGGGCCGATCGACGCGGTGGTCGGCACTGGCGGCAACTGCGCATTGATTGCCGAAGACGTACCCGAGCTCGAGCGTATAGATCCGGACCTGACCCTGCGCGGGATCGCGCTTGCCGGGGAGGGGACGGGGTGAAGGTGCGGGTGCTTGCCGGCCGCCGGATCCTGCTCGGCGTCACCGGATCGATCTCCGCCTACAAGGCGGCCGTGGTCGCCAGCATGCTCACCCGCGCCGGCGCCGGCGTGGACGCGCTGTTGACGCCGGCGGCGCAAAAGTTCGTCGGCCTGGCGACTTTTTCCGGGCTGACCGGTCGGCGCGCGTACGGCGACATCGAGGCGATGACCGATGAAGGGGCCATAGCCCACGTGGAACTGGGCCTGGCGGCCGATGCGGCCCTGGTGGCGCCGGTGACGGCCGAAAGTCTGGCCCAGATCGCCGCCGGGCGGGCCTCGAACATCCTCACGGCGGCCTTGCTTTCGGTGCGCGGTCCGATTTTGCTGGCTCCGGCGATGGAGGAGAACATGCTTGCCAGTTCGCCGGTGCGGGATGCCCTGGCCAGCCTGACCGCGGCCGGGATGCAGGTGCTGGAACCTGCCGTCGGACGGCATGCCTCGGGCCGGGATGGCCGCGGCCGGCTGCCCGAACCGGCCGAACTCGTCGATCACCTGCGCCGCGCCCTAGGGACGGAAGGGACGCTGCGCGGTCGTCGTGTGGTGGTAACTGCCGGGGCCACGCGCGAGGCGGTCGACGCGGTCCGTTTCCTGAGCAATCCCTCGACCGGGACCCAGGGCACGGCGCTGGCCGAAGCGGCGCGGGACCGGGGTGCAACGGTGACCCTGATCGGCGCCCATCTGCAAACCCGCATACCGGCGGGCATGGATTTCGTCTCCGCCGGCGACGCCGACGCCTTGGCGTCGGCGGTGGCCGAGCACACCGAGGGTGCCGACGCGCTGGTGATGTGCGCCGCGGTCGGTGACTTCCGGCCGCTGGAGCGATTTCAGGGCAAGTTGCGTCGCCGGGAGAAATTGCGGATCGACCTGGAACCAACCCTGGACATAGTCAAGTCGGCCTGCCGCGCGCGGGTGCGCATCGGTTTCTCGCTGTCGGTAGGCGATCCGGCCGGCGACGCCCGGCAAAAGATCGCGCAAAAGTCGCTCGATGCGATCGTGGCCAACGATTTGTCGGACGCGCAAGCAGGGTTCGGCTTCGGTCCCAACACCGTCACCATCTACGGCCGCGACGGGGTTTGGGACCGGGTCGGTCCTGCGCCCAAGGCCGCGGTCGCCGAACGGGTCACGGATCTGCTCGAGGAGCTGCTGGGTTGA
- a CDS encoding alpha/beta hydrolase, with amino-acid sequence MGPVFRLRQQRMRTRSVLERLGLTPVPIAPNEFLGAADWVECGDARAVVESVGQGPPILALPGFAGTSRAWLPLAGRLAANWRLLLIDPPGFALADKPAGADYSAEAQARRLLGVMDRLEIGAGALMATSGTGPAGLAAAAIAPDRIKALILVAPFLSPSALARWAIRIAGNDLVAPVAGRIASLRTVVGLANIMGMEDARSVTDEVIDEQYLPFGAPDFVRASFEILKHLAPDDLDRLLPSISVPVLAVHGESDLASDQARTLRLLNMLPDIQQVELEHCGHVIQREFPNELATLIDEFLSRRLEAVRSSAAAA; translated from the coding sequence ATGGGACCGGTTTTCAGATTGCGCCAGCAGCGCATGCGCACCCGCAGCGTCCTCGAACGCCTGGGGTTGACCCCGGTCCCGATCGCCCCGAATGAATTCCTGGGCGCGGCCGACTGGGTCGAATGCGGAGACGCGCGCGCGGTGGTGGAATCCGTTGGCCAGGGACCCCCCATCCTGGCGCTGCCCGGTTTCGCGGGCACCAGCCGGGCCTGGCTGCCGCTGGCCGGCCGGCTGGCCGCGAACTGGCGATTGCTGCTGATCGATCCGCCCGGATTTGCCCTGGCTGACAAACCCGCGGGCGCCGATTACAGCGCCGAGGCGCAGGCGCGGCGGTTGCTGGGAGTCATGGATCGACTCGAAATCGGCGCCGGGGCGCTGATGGCGACTTCCGGAACCGGACCGGCCGGACTGGCGGCGGCGGCGATTGCGCCGGACCGCATCAAGGCGCTGATTCTGGTCGCCCCCTTCCTTAGCCCTTCGGCGCTGGCGCGCTGGGCGATCCGGATCGCCGGCAACGACCTGGTGGCGCCGGTCGCCGGTCGGATCGCCTCGCTGCGCACGGTGGTTGGGCTGGCCAACATCATGGGCATGGAGGACGCGCGCTCGGTCACCGATGAAGTCATCGACGAACAGTATCTGCCGTTCGGCGCGCCGGATTTTGTGCGCGCCAGCTTTGAAATCCTCAAGCACCTGGCGCCGGATGACCTGGACCGGTTGCTGCCGTCGATATCTGTGCCGGTTCTGGCGGTGCACGGAGAATCCGACCTTGCCTCCGACCAGGCCCGGACGCTGCGGCTGCTGAATATGCTGCCCGACATTCAGCAGGTGGAGCTGGAGCACTGCGGGCACGTGATTCAGCGCGAATTCCCCAACGAACTGGCGACCCTGATCGACGAATTCCTTAGCCGCCGCCTTGAGGCGGTGCGCTCAAGCGCCGCCGCGGCCTAG
- a CDS encoding adenine phosphoribosyltransferase, translated as MDLSKYIRTIPDFPIEGILFKDITPLLLNGKAITEAAAQLAKPYRADPPDVIVAPEARGWVFATAMSPLLGDCGVAVARKEGKLPGATVAHTYALEYGESTIELHADSIASGQRVLLVDDLLATGGTLVACEQLIEQLGGRVVGAAFLIELDFLGGRGELGNYPVHTLIHYGAGE; from the coding sequence TTGGACCTATCCAAATACATCCGCACGATTCCCGATTTCCCAATCGAAGGGATCCTCTTCAAGGACATCACGCCCCTTCTGCTCAACGGAAAAGCGATTACCGAAGCGGCCGCGCAACTGGCCAAACCATACCGAGCCGACCCGCCCGATGTGATCGTGGCTCCCGAGGCGCGCGGCTGGGTTTTCGCCACCGCGATGTCGCCGCTGCTGGGCGACTGCGGCGTCGCGGTGGCCCGCAAAGAGGGCAAGCTTCCCGGAGCAACCGTGGCCCACACTTATGCGCTCGAATACGGTGAGTCCACCATCGAGCTGCACGCCGATTCGATCGCGTCCGGACAACGCGTGCTGCTGGTCGACGATCTTTTGGCCACCGGGGGGACGCTGGTCGCGTGCGAGCAGTTGATCGAGCAATTGGGCGGCCGGGTGGTCGGCGCGGCGTTCCTGATCGAACTCGATTTTCTTGGCGGGCGCGGGGAACTAGGGAATTACCCGGTGCACACGCTCATTCACTACGGCGCCGGCGAGTAG
- the obgE gene encoding GTPase ObgE — protein sequence MIYGLNFQLSQFLDTAEILVTAGRGGRGSAWLRREKYVPRGGPAGGDGGRGGHVLLRARSGENTLLKFRFERRFRAGHGGPGGRNRATGAQGDDLYLDVPCGTVVLEAEGGGLIGDLTADGQVLTVAQGGEGGFGNTHFKSSRNQTPRMALKGSPGQSRRLRLELKLMADVGLAGAPNAGKSSLLSAISAARPQVAAYPFSTKHPVLGVVRFGDRQLVFADAPGLIEGSHLGHGLGHEFLRNLERTRFLIQVVDLSGESGDPLETYRQVRSELRDAPHPLDDRPFIVAANKMDTFTARAAWPAFAGALADIGESAFPISAVTGEGLNELLAAAFEGAGTAPVPDLAGDLVPVLRPADAERPLVVNRLGEGRFQVSGGTVENLTERVDFALPDALAWYWRQLERGGVMTALRRAGVRAGDQVEIGGRAFEWREG from the coding sequence CTGATATATGGATTGAATTTTCAGTTGAGCCAATTCCTCGACACCGCCGAGATTCTCGTGACGGCCGGCCGCGGCGGGCGCGGGTCGGCATGGCTGCGTCGCGAAAAATACGTGCCGCGGGGCGGGCCCGCCGGTGGCGACGGCGGCCGCGGCGGGCACGTGCTGTTGCGGGCCAGGTCGGGCGAGAACACCCTGCTGAAATTCCGGTTCGAGCGCCGCTTCCGGGCCGGCCACGGCGGTCCCGGCGGGCGGAACCGCGCGACCGGCGCCCAGGGCGACGACCTCTACCTGGACGTTCCCTGCGGGACGGTGGTGCTGGAAGCGGAAGGCGGGGGCCTGATCGGGGACCTGACCGCCGACGGCCAGGTCCTGACGGTCGCGCAGGGCGGCGAGGGGGGATTCGGCAACACGCACTTTAAGTCCTCGCGCAACCAGACACCGCGCATGGCCCTTAAAGGCTCACCGGGTCAATCGCGGAGATTGCGGCTGGAGTTGAAACTCATGGCCGATGTTGGCCTGGCCGGGGCGCCAAATGCCGGCAAGTCCTCGCTGCTGTCGGCCATTTCGGCGGCCCGCCCTCAGGTGGCCGCGTATCCCTTTTCGACCAAACACCCGGTCCTGGGAGTGGTCCGCTTCGGAGACCGCCAGCTGGTGTTCGCCGATGCCCCCGGGCTTATCGAGGGCTCCCACCTTGGCCATGGGCTGGGCCACGAGTTCTTGCGCAATCTCGAACGCACGAGGTTCCTGATCCAGGTGGTCGACCTATCGGGTGAGTCCGGCGACCCGCTTGAAACCTACCGGCAGGTGCGAAGCGAGTTGCGCGACGCTCCGCACCCGCTCGACGACCGCCCCTTCATAGTTGCCGCCAACAAGATGGACACCTTCACCGCGCGCGCGGCCTGGCCGGCGTTCGCCGGCGCGCTCGCTGATATCGGGGAGAGCGCGTTTCCAATCTCGGCCGTTACCGGCGAGGGATTGAACGAACTGCTGGCGGCGGCCTTCGAGGGCGCCGGCACCGCCCCCGTGCCGGATTTGGCCGGGGATTTGGTTCCGGTCCTGCGCCCCGCCGACGCCGAGCGGCCGCTGGTCGTCAACCGCCTCGGCGAGGGGAGGTTTCAGGTTTCCGGCGGCACGGTCGAGAACCTGACCGAACGGGTTGATTTCGCGCTCCCCGATGCGCTGGCATGGTACTGGCGCCAGCTCGAACGCGGCGGCGTGATGACGGCCCTGCGCCGCGCCGGCGTGCGGGCCGGCGACCAGGTCGAGATCGGCGGCCGGGCGTTCGAATGGCGAGAGGGCTAG
- a CDS encoding bifunctional (p)ppGpp synthetase/guanosine-3',5'-bis(diphosphate) 3'-pyrophosphohydrolase, with product MSAESHAPGGVTVARADPDPSPEPLLSAVSEYLSENRAADLAKIRRAYEFAAQAHAGQMRRSGDPYVSHPLAVSMLLAELRMDVDTVVAGLLHDVQEDCGVESGLIRKKFGREVAELVDGVTKLTRLDLDHIEGERALTMRKMFLAMARDIRVVIVKLADRLHNIRTVSALGPAQIRHVCEETLELYAPLAGRLGMWTWRWQLEDEAFRQYDPAEYAKIAGMLEMRRGQRETLVNEVVETLGKHLGDADLKAHLSGRAKHIYSIYRKMRRKSVDFEQIHDLIAVRVIVRTVEECYRALAVVHSNWRAIAGQFDDYISSPKSNRYQSLHTAVLGPGRQRFEVQIRTEKMHREAEYGVAAHWRYKEGRVNPESFDEKLAWIRQVLEWQDDLESAEPLIDMLKTDVFADQLFVFTPNGDVIDLPRGSTPLDFAYRIHTEVGHRCVGAQVNGRRVPLRYELSTGDTVEIQTNKASKGPSRDWLSIVATGSARNKIRQWFKHQTRAENEAHGRRLLERELNRIGHGPLAAIAEEILLKAARRLSYPDVPGLLMGVGYGAVTATQVVNRLGLETAAPTVLIPESAPSRDVEGGVAVGEIDNALTRLGACCGPLPGDAIVGYVTRGHGVTVHRAGCVNVVKSLDQGRLVEVRWKQADSRSFPARILAVAEDREGLLRDIATVVAEEGHNIESAEVLTDRAGTARVRIVVALTSIGELTRLLNRLHLVRNVTEVRREIGEQVANAPPHG from the coding sequence ATGAGCGCCGAGAGCCACGCGCCGGGCGGCGTCACCGTCGCCCGCGCCGATCCGGACCCCTCCCCGGAGCCGTTGCTCAGCGCCGTTTCCGAATACCTGTCGGAAAACCGGGCCGCCGATCTGGCCAAGATCAGACGCGCCTACGAATTCGCCGCCCAGGCCCACGCCGGGCAGATGCGCCGGTCCGGCGATCCCTACGTGTCGCACCCGCTGGCGGTGTCGATGTTGCTAGCCGAACTGCGCATGGACGTGGACACCGTCGTCGCCGGACTGCTGCACGACGTGCAGGAGGACTGCGGAGTCGAATCGGGCCTGATCCGCAAGAAATTCGGCCGGGAAGTGGCCGAGTTGGTCGACGGCGTTACCAAGTTGACCCGCCTGGACCTTGACCACATCGAGGGCGAGCGGGCGCTGACGATGCGCAAGATGTTCCTGGCCATGGCGCGCGACATAAGAGTGGTGATCGTAAAGCTCGCCGACCGTCTGCACAATATCCGGACCGTCTCGGCGCTGGGCCCGGCCCAAATCCGGCACGTCTGCGAGGAAACGCTCGAGCTATACGCCCCGCTGGCGGGACGGCTGGGGATGTGGACCTGGCGCTGGCAGCTCGAGGACGAGGCCTTCCGGCAGTACGATCCCGCCGAGTACGCCAAGATCGCGGGGATGCTGGAGATGCGCCGCGGGCAGCGCGAGACACTGGTTAACGAGGTCGTCGAGACGCTCGGCAAGCACCTGGGCGACGCGGACCTGAAGGCCCATCTGTCGGGGCGCGCCAAGCACATCTATTCCATATATCGGAAGATGCGGCGCAAAAGCGTCGATTTCGAACAAATCCACGACCTGATCGCGGTCCGCGTCATCGTGCGCACGGTCGAGGAGTGCTACCGCGCGCTGGCGGTGGTCCACTCCAACTGGCGGGCGATCGCGGGGCAGTTCGACGACTACATCTCCTCGCCCAAGTCCAACCGCTACCAGTCCCTGCACACTGCGGTGCTGGGGCCCGGCCGGCAGCGCTTCGAAGTGCAAATCCGGACCGAAAAGATGCACCGCGAAGCCGAATACGGCGTGGCCGCCCACTGGCGGTACAAGGAGGGAAGGGTCAACCCGGAGAGTTTCGACGAAAAACTGGCCTGGATCCGGCAGGTGCTCGAATGGCAGGACGACCTGGAGTCGGCCGAACCGCTCATCGACATGCTCAAGACCGACGTGTTCGCCGACCAGCTCTTCGTGTTCACCCCCAACGGCGACGTGATCGACCTGCCGCGCGGTTCAACTCCGCTCGACTTCGCCTACCGAATCCACACCGAGGTAGGGCACCGTTGCGTCGGCGCCCAGGTAAACGGCCGCCGGGTGCCGCTGCGCTATGAGCTGTCGACCGGGGACACGGTCGAGATCCAGACGAACAAGGCCAGCAAGGGCCCGAGTCGGGACTGGCTCTCGATCGTGGCCACCGGCAGCGCCCGCAACAAGATCCGGCAGTGGTTCAAGCATCAGACGCGGGCCGAAAACGAAGCCCACGGGCGGCGGCTCCTGGAGCGGGAACTGAACCGGATCGGCCACGGACCGCTGGCGGCCATCGCCGAGGAAATCCTGCTCAAAGCCGCCCGGCGACTCTCCTACCCGGACGTGCCGGGCCTATTGATGGGGGTGGGCTACGGCGCGGTCACTGCGACGCAGGTGGTGAACCGGCTCGGTCTGGAGACAGCCGCGCCCACCGTACTGATACCCGAATCGGCGCCCTCGCGCGACGTCGAAGGCGGCGTCGCGGTCGGCGAAATTGACAATGCCCTGACCCGGCTGGGCGCCTGCTGCGGACCGCTGCCGGGCGATGCGATCGTCGGCTACGTCACCCGCGGTCACGGGGTTACCGTGCACCGCGCCGGATGCGTCAACGTGGTCAAGTCGCTTGACCAGGGCCGCCTGGTGGAAGTCCGCTGGAAGCAGGCCGATTCGCGCTCATTCCCGGCGCGCATCCTGGCCGTCGCCGAAGACCGCGAGGGATTGCTGCGCGACATCGCCACGGTCGTTGCCGAGGAGGGCCACAACATCGAATCGGCCGAAGTGCTTACCGACCGGGCGGGCACCGCCCGTGTCCGGATCGTGGTTGCCCTGACCAGCATCGGCGAACTCACCCGGCTTTTGAACCGCCTCCACCTGGTCCGCAACGTAACCGAAGTCCGCCGCGAAATCGGAGAGCAGGTCGCCAATGCGCCCCCGCACGGATGA
- a CDS encoding uracil-DNA glycosylase, which yields MEGRRRVLSARNGDTSARLMLVAEAPGARGAERTGIPFCGDASGRNFEKLLEQAGFSREEVFVTNAVICNPQTADGTNRPPSASELAACSRWLRATIELVDPQVVATLGAVALAALGRVDAHGLALKRDCARPQRWMGRWLVPLYHPSPRVAASHRRFEKQASDWQILSALVGKDFPAD from the coding sequence ATGGAAGGCCGCAGGCGCGTACTCTCAGCCCGCAACGGTGATACGTCGGCCCGGTTGATGCTGGTTGCCGAAGCTCCCGGTGCGCGCGGGGCCGAGCGGACCGGGATCCCCTTCTGTGGAGATGCGAGCGGCCGCAATTTCGAGAAATTGCTTGAACAGGCCGGTTTCAGCAGAGAGGAAGTATTCGTCACCAACGCGGTAATCTGTAACCCGCAAACGGCTGACGGAACCAACCGGCCGCCGTCAGCGAGCGAACTCGCGGCCTGCTCACGCTGGCTTCGGGCGACCATCGAGCTGGTCGATCCGCAAGTCGTCGCCACACTGGGCGCGGTCGCCCTGGCGGCGCTTGGGCGCGTTGACGCCCACGGGTTGGCGCTCAAACGCGATTGCGCACGGCCGCAGCGCTGGATGGGACGCTGGCTGGTTCCCCTATATCACCCCTCGCCGCGGGTGGCCGCGAGCCACCGGCGGTTCGAAAAACAGGCAAGCGATTGGCAGATCCTGAGCGCGCTAGTCGGGAAGGATTTTCCGGCGGATTAA
- a CDS encoding aldo/keto reductase, whose amino-acid sequence MSGNAIASIPLKGGIDAMPAIGFGTWLYRGGAGVLVRATELGCGFIDTAESYGNEDLVGTELAPVRDRVFLATKVSPENLRLADVIRHCLRSIERLGVSAIDLYQVHWPNPHIPINETMRGMRHLVEEGLVRYVGVSNFSIDQMQAAQAALGDIPLVSNQIRYNLVDRQMERDTVAWCRDNGVLVIAYRPLARFELGASKPVVESIAEEVGRSPAQVLLNWAIGGGGVTAIPKTDRIERVDDLAAATRWRLTGRQRRLLEAGTA is encoded by the coding sequence TTGAGCGGCAACGCGATCGCCAGTATTCCGCTCAAGGGTGGAATCGACGCAATGCCGGCGATCGGATTCGGCACCTGGCTCTACCGGGGCGGGGCGGGCGTTCTGGTGCGGGCGACCGAGCTGGGCTGCGGATTCATTGACACGGCCGAGTCCTACGGCAACGAGGACCTGGTCGGGACCGAGCTGGCGCCGGTTCGAGACCGGGTGTTCCTGGCCACCAAGGTCTCGCCGGAAAACCTGCGGCTGGCGGACGTTATCCGCCATTGCCTGCGGTCGATCGAGCGGCTCGGGGTGTCCGCGATTGACCTGTATCAGGTGCATTGGCCGAACCCGCACATCCCGATCAACGAGACCATGCGCGGCATGCGGCACCTGGTGGAAGAAGGCCTGGTGCGCTACGTTGGGGTCAGCAATTTCTCGATCGACCAGATGCAGGCGGCCCAGGCGGCCCTGGGCGACATACCGCTCGTTTCGAACCAGATCCGCTACAACCTGGTCGATCGCCAAATGGAACGCGATACGGTCGCCTGGTGCCGCGATAACGGAGTCCTGGTGATTGCCTACCGGCCGCTGGCGCGCTTTGAACTGGGGGCTTCAAAACCCGTTGTCGAGTCGATCGCCGAAGAGGTCGGACGATCACCCGCCCAGGTCCTGCTCAACTGGGCGATTGGCGGCGGCGGCGTGACCGCGATTCCGAAAACCGATCGGATCGAGCGTGTCGACGACCTGGCCGCTGCGACCCGGTGGCGCTTGACCGGCCGCCAGCGTCGACTACTGGAAGCGGGCACCGCCTGA
- the rpsF gene encoding 30S ribosomal protein S6: protein MGQYEIVALFNATPEGIEASPEQMETVERHVTANGGAITATHQWGRRRLAYEINKMREAFYTLFKIEIEPTAIKPVQDALRLESGLMRFLITVDEGGIGPVLEDEEAAADEQGGLSNGEDRE, encoded by the coding sequence TTGGGCCAGTACGAAATCGTGGCGCTCTTCAACGCCACGCCGGAGGGCATTGAAGCCTCGCCGGAGCAGATGGAAACGGTCGAACGCCACGTGACCGCCAACGGCGGCGCAATCACTGCCACCCACCAGTGGGGACGCCGGCGCCTGGCGTACGAGATCAACAAGATGCGCGAGGCTTTCTACACCCTGTTCAAGATCGAAATCGAACCGACGGCCATCAAGCCGGTGCAGGACGCGCTGCGCCTGGAGTCGGGCTTGATGCGCTTCTTGATCACCGTGGACGAAGGTGGAATCGGCCCGGTCCTGGAGGACGAAGAAGCCGCAGCCGACGAACAAGGCGGACTATCAAACGGGGAAGATAGGGAATGA
- the rpsR gene encoding 30S ribosomal protein S18 has protein sequence MRRRRRGVIGNVFEPGEDVVLDYKDIDRIRNFIAPSGKILARRQTGLDAKQQRKLSRAIKRARYLALLPFTQRR, from the coding sequence ATGCGCCGGCGCCGGCGCGGCGTGATCGGTAACGTGTTCGAGCCCGGCGAGGATGTCGTCCTCGACTACAAAGACATCGACCGGATTCGCAATTTCATCGCCCCGTCGGGCAAGATCCTGGCCAGGCGCCAGACCGGTCTCGACGCCAAGCAGCAGCGCAAGCTGTCGCGGGCGATCAAGCGTGCCCGGTACCTGGCGCTCCTGCCCTTTACGCAGCGCCGCTAA
- a CDS encoding single-stranded DNA-binding protein, giving the protein MNADGRPRRARGVKNITLVGNLGADPEKRFTQNGREYSTFSVAVNDNVRGPDGQWTEHTDWFRITAWGRLAEVANQYLARGSKVYVSGRFRTRDWRGNDGQTRTAMEVSASEMLMLSGDRESYGGASPGRAQPTSGAVESWEQAGSGQDRNRPAQGGRRQEQEIDIDDLPF; this is encoded by the coding sequence ATGAACGCAGACGGGCGCCCGCGCCGCGCGCGCGGAGTCAAGAACATCACTCTGGTTGGCAACCTGGGCGCGGACCCGGAAAAACGGTTCACCCAGAACGGTCGCGAGTATTCGACTTTCTCGGTCGCCGTAAACGACAACGTTCGCGGCCCGGACGGGCAGTGGACAGAGCACACCGACTGGTTCAGGATCACCGCCTGGGGAAGGCTGGCCGAGGTCGCAAACCAGTACCTGGCGCGCGGATCCAAGGTCTACGTATCGGGCCGATTCCGGACCCGCGACTGGCGCGGCAATGACGGCCAGACGCGCACGGCGATGGAAGTGTCGGCGTCCGAAATGCTGATGCTCTCGGGCGATCGCGAAAGCTACGGCGGCGCTTCGCCGGGGCGGGCCCAACCGACCTCCGGAGCGGTCGAATCCTGGGAACAGGCCGGGTCCGGCCAGGACCGCAACCGACCGGCGCAGGGCGGCCGCCGCCAGGAGCAGGAAATCGACATCGACGACCTGCCCTTTTAG